A window of the Candidatus Rokuibacteriota bacterium genome harbors these coding sequences:
- a CDS encoding DUF4149 domain-containing protein, whose product MKQLTVVAVALWLGAMGFFAFVVAPAAFTTLEREAAGRFVSAVFPRYYTIGLALGLAALVGLGARWLGGGWRGWDWLPVGLVLLMLALTLYAGAVVLPAAHAAREAMRQAGMDPAAAAGFARLHRLSGILNGIVMISGVLVLVLEMARRR is encoded by the coding sequence GTGAAGCAGCTCACGGTGGTGGCGGTGGCGTTGTGGCTCGGCGCCATGGGCTTCTTTGCCTTCGTGGTCGCACCCGCGGCCTTCACGACCCTCGAGCGGGAGGCCGCCGGTCGGTTCGTGAGCGCGGTCTTCCCTCGCTATTACACGATCGGCCTGGCCCTCGGGTTAGCAGCCCTGGTGGGGCTCGGCGCGCGGTGGCTCGGGGGTGGGTGGCGGGGCTGGGATTGGCTGCCCGTGGGGCTTGTCCTGCTCATGCTCGCCCTGACGCTGTACGCGGGCGCGGTGGTCCTGCCTGCCGCCCACGCCGCGCGCGAAGCGATGCGGCAGGCCGGCATGGACCCGGCAGCCGCGGCGGGCTTCGCGCGGCTCCATCGCCTGTCGGGCATCCTCAACGGGATCGTGATGATCTCGGGTGTCCTGGTGCTCGTGCTCGAGATGGCGAGGCGCCGCTGA